CCGGCTTTTCCCGGCGCGTGCCTTTGAGCTTCTCAAATTCAGCGTTTATCTCTTCTTCATGAAGGCAGTATTTATTGTCTGCAAACTTTAAAAAAATAAGCCCCAGCACAGGAGTTGAATATTCGGACGACTTGAGATCCGAGTTTGCCCTCAGAGTGTCTGCCGATTGCCATAGCGTCGCCTCGAGTTTCTTTAATTCTTCGGTGTTCATTTTTTTCCTGATGATATGAAAACAGATTTGTTTCTGTGTTTTATAATGCCGATGAAGCAACTGATCCAGTATGTCAGCCATGAGAACATGCTTCTGATCAGGCTGATATATTGATCTCATATCTTACATAATTGCAAGCTTAGTATTGTTGTATCTACTTAATAGCCTGCAATTACGTCTTTTTCCGGCATGTATGTATTTTGAAAACAGGGAAGGGAGGCATAGCCAGTGACAGCATGAAAAATTAGAAGGCTCTAATAAATCATGCGGTCGCTTGATCTGAAGCAGTAATAAATTCGTATAACAAGAATTTATCATGCTGTTCTGTCATTGAATTAATCTTAAAAAAACAGTGTGTTATGAATAAGTTCGTAAATTAGTGTTATTCATATATGGTTTTCTTATTTATCCCCTGAAGCCTTTCTGTAATCGTCCAGCTTTTCAATCTTTGGTTTCTTATCTGAAGTTGCCTTTGAAAGAACCCTTGAAGCCACCTCGGAAGCATTTTTAAGAGTCTCATCCCTCAAATGAGCATACCGCTGGGTCATGATAGGGTTTTTGTGGGTAAGAAGTTTTTGTAGAGTGTACATCTCAACCTCACCGCTTGAAGCCAGCATTGATGCAAATACATGCCTTAAACCATGACATATTCTGAAATCTTCTGGCAGTTCAGCCAACTTTTTGATTTTTCTGGCTGTTGTTTCTATTCCAACCCGCTTTTGACCGTTAATGCCTGGAAAAATATAAGCGGAGTTTGCCATTCTTGGATGGTTTTCAAGAATCATACGGGCTGCCTCATTCAGCGGTATGACTGCATCCTTGCCGCCTTTAGGATCTCTTATGGTTATGAATCCCCTGATGAAGTCGACATCCTCCCATTTGAGATTCAGAATCTCTCCCTTTCTCATGCCAGTGGTGAGGGCCATTTTGATGATATTTGCAACCTGGATGTTTGGATGGCTGTTAAGAACATCAAGAAGCCTTTGCAATTCATCTGGGGTCAGATCCTCTGTTTTTATGTTGTTCACTTTTGGCATTTCAAGGTGGAACTTCAGGCTTTCACAAAGATTTCTTTTTACTCCATAGTTTACAATGCGCTTGAGAAGAATGAGGACATGCTTTTTTGTCTGGGGAGATTTGTCTTTCATCCCCTTCATTATTTTATCAACATGGATTGCGGTAATTTCATGCGGCTCAAGCTTAACAAGGCTGGGAAGGTATTTTTGATACCTGCCTTTGTCAGTCCTTAAAGATTTGTTTTCATCCTTATGCAGAATATACGATTCCCAGAGCTTATGGATAGTCCATTTGCTTTCTTCTGCCGCCTTCCTTGCCTTTTCGGCTTCTCGTTCTTCCTTTTTGCTGTGTCTTTTGCCTTCGATAAGTTCCGCCCTGATCCTGCTTGCCTTTGCTGCGGTCATGTCATCTGAATGCTGCCCACCAACTGGCTCTTCAAAAAGCTTTCCGTTCTTCTTGTACAAAACATAATAAACCTTTTCGATTTTGCCCTTATGTCCGGTTCTTTCTCTGAAGCGATAAAAAACACCTGGATAGTCTGTCTTGTTTCTGGCGTTGGATGGCTTTGATTCTCTTTCAGACATCGGGAATCCTTTTCAGGTTGCTGGAAATAGTTCACCTCAAAAATACAGGTTGGAAATAACATTTTTCCAACCTTATTTCCAACCTAAAACGCAAAAAAAGATAAAAAAGAATAAAAACCAGAAGGATGTGTGTTGTTGAAAAGTCAATAAAATCAATAACAAAAATAAAGCAATGAAAGTAGATAAAAAGACGATCTGCGGCCTGTCACGCCGGAGGTCGCGAGTTCGAGTCTCGTTGTTCCCGCCACACGATATCATAGGGTTACAGCAAATTGCTGTAACCCTTTTTGATTTTTAAACTGTGCTTTTTTTCTTTGCTATCCTGCCCCCATTTACTAACTGGCACCTGGGGCGCAAGATCAAAAAATTAATATTCTTCAAACTCCGAATCCAGATTATCTTTTCTTCCTTTTTCAATCAGATCCAGAAAAGCGCCGCCCTGCTTTGGTTTGTGCTCGGTAAGAATTTTTTGGGCCTGGGCTTTCAACTGTTTTGGGGCAGACGCGGAAAATCGTGTCTGGGACGGCATCCTGTGGCTTCTTATATTTTCTGTTCTAAAAAAACCGACGGCGTCCTGAAGTTGGGCTGACTGACCTTTAAGTTCTGCCGTGGTTGCAGCCATTTCTTCTGCGCCTGCTGCATTCTGCTGTATAACCTGATCAAGCTGCTGAATGGCTTTTGATATCTGATCCGTACCTGTTTTCTGTTCATTGCTCGCGGCTGTAATTTCCTGAACAAGATCAGCCGTCTTTTGAATCGCCGGAACTATGCTCGCCAGCAATTCTCCGGCCTTTTCCGCAACCTCGACGCTGGAACTTGACAGCCTGTTGATCTCTCCTGCCGCTGTCTGGCTTCTTTCTGCAAGCCTTCTGACCTCAGCAGCAACAACGGCAAAACCCTTGCCGTGTTCTCCGGCCCTTGCAGCTTCTATCGCCGCATTAAGCGCAAGCATATTGGTCTGACGAGCTATTTCTTCTATTATGGATATCTTGCCAGCAATTTCCCTCATTGCACCCACTGTGGCAGTAACAGCAGTTCCTCCCTGTATTGCATCCTCGGCGGCCTTTGTGGCAATTCTTTCTGTCTGTTGTGCATTTTCGGCATTCTGCATTATATTTGCACTCATCTCTTCCATGGATGAAGATACTTCTTCAGCCGATGCGGCCTGCTCGGTCGAGCCCTGGGATATCTGCTCCGACTTGTAGCTTAGCTCATCTGCCCTTGTGGCAACCACCCCGGCAGACTGCTGCACGTCATTGACAACTTCGGTCAATTTGCTGAGCATGGTCTCAAGAGCCTGCATCAGCTTATCCTGTTCCGATCTTTTCTTCACCGCAACAGTAAGATTGCCGCCGGCTATGGCTTCTGCAACCGCTGTAATTTCCTTGTTCGCATCCACCAGAACATTCAGATTGTTTTTGATTGAATTAAAATCACCATTATAAGTGTCAGTTATTTTATCTGGAATATTACCTTTGCTGATGCGATCGACGTATTCCGCAGCAACATTGAGCGGCCCTATCACTGCATCAAGGGTGCTGTTTACGCCTTCAACTATTTTTCTGAAATCACCCTGATGTCTGTGAGCATCCGCACGGTTAGAAAGCTTTCCTTCGATTGCTGCCTTGGAAAGTTCATTGGTATCTGAAATCAAAGCCTTTATGGCATCAATGCACTGATTGAGGTTG
Above is a window of Desulforegula conservatrix Mb1Pa DNA encoding:
- a CDS encoding tyrosine-type recombinase/integrase is translated as MSERESKPSNARNKTDYPGVFYRFRERTGHKGKIEKVYYVLYKKNGKLFEEPVGGQHSDDMTAAKASRIRAELIEGKRHSKKEEREAEKARKAAEESKWTIHKLWESYILHKDENKSLRTDKGRYQKYLPSLVKLEPHEITAIHVDKIMKGMKDKSPQTKKHVLILLKRIVNYGVKRNLCESLKFHLEMPKVNNIKTEDLTPDELQRLLDVLNSHPNIQVANIIKMALTTGMRKGEILNLKWEDVDFIRGFITIRDPKGGKDAVIPLNEAARMILENHPRMANSAYIFPGINGQKRVGIETTARKIKKLAELPEDFRICHGLRHVFASMLASSGEVEMYTLQKLLTHKNPIMTQRYAHLRDETLKNASEVASRVLSKATSDKKPKIEKLDDYRKASGDK
- a CDS encoding methyl-accepting chemotaxis protein; this encodes MKWFQDLKIGKKLAGGFMLVSLIAIIIGIVGFIGSVKLEDQLDEVGVVRLPSILGLEIINEAQTAVKSAERTLLIPGADKDRVELQYKNIKDAFDRADKGWKIYEPLPQTKEEAELWKQFVPAWNDWKKHLDAYVNLSRDYRESKDQGAYDKMIALCFKDMTVSFRIAEELLGKIIDINIKVAEEAKQKADTSAKSVKFWIIISIAMGLLFAVLAALIITKGITKPIMTCVAAAESIAAGNTDVQLDVTSKDETGYLQVSMSKMVEAIVALISDVSVLSRAAVDGKLATRADATKHKGDFRKIIEGVNGTLDSVIGPLNVSAEYVDRISKGDIPPRITDSYSGDFNEIKNNLNQCIDAIKALISDTNELSKAAIEGKLSNRADAHRHQGDFRKIVEGVNSTLDAVIGPLNVAAEYVDRISKGNIPDKITDTYNGDFNSIKNNLNVLVDANKEITAVAEAIAGGNLTVAVKKRSEQDKLMQALETMLSKLTEVVNDVQQSAGVVATRADELSYKSEQISQGSTEQAASAEEVSSSMEEMSANIMQNAENAQQTERIATKAAEDAIQGGTAVTATVGAMREIAGKISIIEEIARQTNMLALNAAIEAARAGEHGKGFAVVAAEVRRLAERSQTAAGEINRLSSSSVEVAEKAGELLASIVPAIQKTADLVQEITAASNEQKTGTDQISKAIQQLDQVIQQNAAGAEEMAATTAELKGQSAQLQDAVGFFRTENIRSHRMPSQTRFSASAPKQLKAQAQKILTEHKPKQGGAFLDLIEKGRKDNLDSEFEEY